From the Armatimonadota bacterium genome, one window contains:
- a CDS encoding branched-chain amino acid ABC transporter permease, translating into MDQLSQIPQLVVSGITSGCIYAIVAIGFSIIYNSTQVINFAQGEFVMIGAMVAAVLVAKVSLAIAFPVAVAAGCLVGALVALCVIIPHKKASVVTLIIITVGASIMLRGLAQLFWGEQAIPVAPFTGSVSRFGVEDRIFHIFGAAARAQDLWVIVITALLVIGMHLFYKYTLVGQAMRACSMNPTGAKLAGISVKKMIVLSFVMAAAMGAVAGVTVSPVFYARCNMGTALGLKGFCAAVMGGLGSFGGGVAAGIALGIIESLAGGLLSSDYGEAVAFVILLVILFVRPEGLLSRRKAVA; encoded by the coding sequence TTGGACCAGTTAAGTCAGATTCCCCAACTGGTAGTCTCGGGGATTACCAGCGGATGTATATACGCGATCGTCGCGATCGGTTTTTCAATCATCTATAACTCCACTCAGGTTATTAACTTTGCGCAGGGTGAGTTTGTGATGATAGGCGCGATGGTCGCTGCTGTGCTGGTAGCCAAGGTGAGTTTGGCAATCGCTTTTCCGGTTGCGGTTGCCGCGGGCTGCCTAGTCGGCGCTTTAGTAGCATTGTGCGTGATCATTCCGCACAAAAAAGCATCAGTGGTGACTTTGATCATTATCACTGTCGGCGCTTCGATAATGCTGCGCGGTCTGGCGCAGCTCTTTTGGGGAGAGCAGGCGATTCCTGTCGCGCCGTTTACGGGCAGTGTGAGCCGATTTGGCGTGGAGGATCGAATTTTTCATATATTCGGAGCTGCGGCCAGAGCGCAGGATTTATGGGTCATAGTGATTACGGCGCTGCTTGTCATAGGTATGCACTTATTCTATAAATATACGCTGGTCGGTCAGGCTATGCGCGCCTGTTCTATGAACCCGACCGGCGCCAAGCTTGCCGGGATCAGCGTGAAAAAGATGATCGTGCTCTCGTTTGTGATGGCAGCGGCGATGGGGGCAGTCGCGGGAGTGACTGTCTCGCCGGTCTTCTACGCCCGCTGCAATATGGGCACAGCCTTGGGCCTAAAGGGCTTTTGCGCGGCGGTGATGGGAGGGCTCGGCAGCTTCGGCGGCGGAGTCGCTGCCGGAATCGCGCTGGGAATCATCGAATCGCTCGCCGGAGGGCTGCTTTCGAGCGACTACGGCGAGGCCGTGGCGTTTGTTATTCTGCTCGTGATACTCTTTGTCCGACCCGAGGGTCTGCTCTCTCGCCGAAAGGCGGTGGCTTGA